Genomic window (Tripterygium wilfordii isolate XIE 37 chromosome 11, ASM1340144v1, whole genome shotgun sequence):
TGATATCCAGATATTACCTTGCATCAACTGCAGAAATTTTGCTTAAGGAACATTAGAAGTTGCCAAAATACTAGTATGACAAATTCTATTCTCCAATATGAAAGTTACTAAACTAGAACTTTTTAACTGTAGATAATAAAATAAAGTCCTAACAATCTAAAATGATTCAAACTGGCTAATTCCTAATAAAACAATTCAACCAAAAACAAATGCAGAAATTACAATAAGAAActacaaaataattttaatttagatTTTTCGAACCTAAATGCAGGCAAAGTCTATCAACGTTTGGTTCCAAATGCTGTCCTGCAGACTCATCCAGTGGGTTTATGTGTCTTAGCTAATcataaatcatatttttaattggAGTCTCCCTTATATAGGTTTTTACTAAAATTCATGTTGCCAAACTAAATCAACTTATcaacaaacattaaacaaaaaaaaactttgaataATCGAGATTAAACATTTAGTAATTGTTCTTTTGTCGTTGTTATTGTTTATTTATGACTGGAGTCTTTGCTAGTTTACTAATTAGTTCAAAACACAAATGTCAACTAGCCGAAAGACAAAAGTCCTAATACTTAGAGAGTAAACAAGGGCACTTGCAAGTATATATAATGGTTTTCTTCATGTACATAGGTCACTGGAAATGATCCTGtaaagtctctctctctctctctcgctctctctgcAATAACCTCTCCTTGTTTGAGGACTcacctggacaagttttttgcaCATATTGAAGCTTCGGCCATGCTCAACTTGTTTGCCATATGAATGTGCTATTGAGGTTGATCCTTCTGACTGAGAACTTTCCTTGTtaattgcaatttcaaacttcacAGACACATAATTATCTGGACAATTGAGTCTCCACATTAGCATTTCACTCTGCGAAACAACGTGGAATATAATCATGCCTTCTCCATCATAAGAATTCAATAAATATCCAACCATATGCAAAATCACTTGGAAAGTCCTCCTCTCATCTCCCATCACCCAATCGGGAACTGAGCTTTGAACATCAACTTTAAAACCAAAGCCTTTGCATAGAGACAGGCACTTGGCAAGGCAAGAAGCTTCCTTGATAACAGAATGTAGCTGAAAGGGACGCGTCTCAAAAGAAAACCTCTCATTATCTTCAGTTGACATCTCCATCACATCATTAATCAATGTGGAAAGAACATTGCTGGTTTTACTCAATGAGTCGATGATAAGTCTTTGGTCAATGCTCATATTCTCGCCTTGAAACATGGAAAGCAGGCCCAAGATAGAATGCATTGGCCTCCTCAACCCATAACTCATTACTTTCTGAAATGAATTCCTTGCCTGGTTTGCCATCATGGCTTTCTTCTTAGCTTCTTGCAGGGCACGATTTTGCTCAACTAGTTTTTCCCTCGTTAATTGAGATTCTTCCAGAACTGAAGCATGGGATAAGGCCACAGCTACTTGGTCTGAAACGGCTTCCACCATTTCCATTTCCTCAGAGGTCCAACCTCTTGAATTCGTATGTGGAAGAACTAAAACTAATATTGCATAACAAGTATCTACCAGCTCTGGTGTCCCtcctttgaaatttgaaacattaagCATTGGCATCCTAACTGCCGCCATGGCACCTGCCTCATCAGACCCACCACCACTTGCAGCCCCAAGCAGTGAATATGACTTTAAAACTCTCACTCCCCTGTTCCCTCGAATCACTAACACATCTGGGTCAAACGTAGATATAGAGTGGCAATGATTTTTAGAAGCACTTGAATTCAACTCATATTTAATCTTCATCTCTTTTTTACTCTCGTTTGGCATCCAAATGGCACAATTGTGCAAATTAAGAGTATTTGAAAGCTCAACCAAAGTGGTGTGCACAATTGTTAGCTTATTGAGTGACTTCCTGATTTCCTGGGTTAGCATCCGGACATGCAAACTTGCTTCCTTCTGTTTCTTCATCAGCCCAACTTCCTGACCTAATTCCAACACATTCTGCTTCAGGAAAAGCTCTCTTACTTTCAATTTGAGAAGAAGGGGAATCAAAGTAAATAGGGTTATTGCAGTTGCACATGAAACCAAGGCTGTAAGGAATTTCGCAATGGTGAGGGACAACATCAACTGGAATGAGTGGGGGCCATAGTAAGTCCATCCATTTAGCAAATGAGTCAATCCACAAAGAACTATAAATGCCACAAACTGAAGGAGGACTAATTTGAATGGAACGTCAGAGCAGCTAACAAAGTATAACAGCTCGATGGGTATCGAAAAGTATGCCACAGCAATCAAGAAATCACTCACTTTCTGGCACTGCAGAATATTCTGGAGGCTCCAAAAGCCCTCATCATCACAAACACAATTCACAAAATCAGTATCAACTGCCATAACCGATAAGGTAAAGTATGAAATCAGCAATACAGGAGCTAATGCTCTTGACATTGCTCCATAACCCATTTGCTCCTCCCTACCAGTCTCACGAAACCCAAGATCTAATGTACCCACAAATTTTTTCCATCAGGTGGCATGTTCATCTGGAAGAATTCCAAAATCTAAAATGCCCAACTGTCCAAAGTTGTACCAACTATTTCTTTTTTCACCTTCTACCGTCAACCAAAACAAGTCACAGGAAACTGCAAGAAATCAGTAGAAAAGTAAAATTTCAGTACACAGCACTACCTTGGTGATTGGGAaaatgtgaagaaaaaaaaaagcagtcaCATCCAGAATGTTGCTGCCGATAAAAAGTCCAAATTCCAACAAAATATTGTTACAACATGACCAGAAACAACTTACCAGCTAATTTTCAGAGATAAGAAGATAAATCCACGAAtgcaaaacttttaaaaacccaattgtttgtttaatttgaaaaacacaagaagattTCATAACGGGTCCAAGAGTTGCAGGAGCTtgggaaatcataccatacatCATGAAACATAAGATGAGTGATACAAGCAGCAGCAACAGTTCAGAAACCCAAAATGAATGAGCTATAATTTTACTTAATCAAAGTGAAATGCACAATCCAATGCCCTTGATCAAAGAACAAATGAAGTCAATTACCTAACCTAACCTAatattgaaagaaaaacaaaagaaaaaaagaagttaatgtAACATACACAATTGAAGAAGCACCTCTCCCTCTATATCTCTGCCCTTCGTTGAAGAAGTGAAAATTTTGAAGGTACCAACATCACCGCTCTCACTCTTAATCTTCACGAACCGACGAGGAAGAACACCGTCTGAAGAGGGTTTTGGAAAGTGGGACCCACAAACCACCTGTACATCTATCCCTTGTAATTAAAGCACTTAATTTAATTATGCCATTTGACTTTAAGTGATTAGATTTAGATCATCtcattattatatttatgtttaAAGCCTTCAAATAATATATAACTAATAATATGATAATTGATGGGCagttttttttgccctttctcaaaaaacaaaaagaggtttttt
Coding sequences:
- the LOC120009529 gene encoding protein EIN4-like isoform X1 codes for the protein MGYGAMSRALAPVLLISYFTLSVMAVDTDFVNCVCDDEGFWSLQNILQCQKVSDFLIAVAYFSIPIELLYFVSCSDVPFKLVLLQFVAFIVLCGLTHLLNGWTYYGPHSFQLMLSLTIAKFLTALVSCATAITLFTLIPLLLKLKVRELFLKQNVLELGQEVGLMKKQKEASLHVRMLTQEIRKSLNKLTIVHTTLVELSNTLNLHNCAIWMPNESKKEMKIKYELNSSASKNHCHSISTFDPDVLVIRGNRGVRVLKSYSLLGAASGGGSDEAGAMAAVRMPMLNVSNFKGGTPELVDTCYAILVLVLPHTNSRGWTSEEMEMVEAVSDQVAVALSHASVLEESQLTREKLVEQNRALQEAKKKAMMANQARNSFQKVMSYGLRRPMHSILGLLSMFQGENMSIDQRLIIDSLSKTSNVLSTLINDVMEMSTEDNERFSFETRPFQLHSVIKEASCLAKCLSLCKGFGFKVDVQSSVPDWVMGDERRTFQVILHMVGYLLNSYDGEGMIIFHVVSQSEMLMWRLNCPDNYVSVKFEIAINKESSQSEGSTSIAHSYGKQVEHGRSFNMCKKLVQLMQGNIWISTNSLGLAQSMTMVLRLRIQRRFEDSHLPLEIS
- the LOC120009529 gene encoding protein EIN4-like isoform X2; the encoded protein is MGYGAMSRALAPVLLISYFTLSVMAVDTDFVNCVCDDEGFWSLQNILQCQKVSDFLIAVAYFSIPIELLYFVSCSDVPFKLVLLQFVAFIVLCGLTHLLNGWTYYGPHSFQLMLSLTIAKFLTALVSCATAITLFTLIPLLLKLKVRELFLKQNVLELGQEVGLMKKQKEASLHVRMLTQEIRKSLNKLTIVHTTLVELSNTLNLHNCAIWMPNESKKEMKIKYELNSSASKNHCHSISTFDPDVLVIRGNRGVRVLKSYSLLGAASGGGSDEAGAMAAVRMPMLNVSNFKGGTPELVDTCYAILVLVLPHTNSRGWTSEEMEMVEAVSDQVAVALSHASVLEESQLTREKLVEQNRALQEAKKKAMMANQARNSFQKVMSYGLRRPMHSILGLLSMFQGENMSIDQRLIIDSLSKTSNVLSTLINDVMEMSTEDNERFSFETRPFQLHSVIKEASCLAKCLSLCKGFGFKVDVQSSVPDWVMGDERRTFQVILHMVGYLLNSYDGEGMIIFHVVSQSEMLMWRLNCPDNYVSVKFEIAINKESSQSEGSTSIAHSYGKQVEHGRSFNMCKKLVQVSPQTRRGYCRESERERERLYRIISSDLCT